The following are encoded together in the Capsulimonas corticalis genome:
- a CDS encoding glutathione peroxidase, which yields MKPTFAITLALAASAMMATIPASAKPKYSGPLQYTVKDISAQDVPLSNYRGDVVLIVNTASLCGNTPQYAGLETLFEKYKSQGLRILAFPANDFAHQEPGSNSDIKEFCTAKYKTTFDLFSKISVKGDDQAPLYKYLTSKDTNPKFGGDIEWNFAKFLIGRDGQVVGRFPAGHDPLSPDVVAAVETELSKKGPKARA from the coding sequence ATGAAACCGACATTCGCGATCACCCTGGCGCTGGCCGCGTCCGCCATGATGGCGACGATCCCCGCCTCCGCCAAGCCTAAGTACAGCGGTCCGCTCCAGTATACGGTCAAAGATATCAGCGCGCAGGACGTGCCGCTGAGCAACTATCGCGGCGACGTCGTCCTGATCGTCAACACCGCATCGCTCTGCGGCAACACGCCCCAGTATGCGGGCCTGGAGACTCTGTTCGAGAAGTACAAGAGCCAGGGCCTGCGAATCCTCGCCTTCCCCGCGAACGACTTCGCGCACCAGGAGCCCGGTTCGAACTCGGACATCAAAGAGTTCTGCACCGCCAAGTACAAGACCACCTTTGACCTGTTCAGCAAGATCTCGGTCAAGGGCGACGACCAGGCCCCGCTGTACAAGTACCTCACGAGCAAAGACACCAACCCGAAGTTCGGCGGCGACATCGAATGGAACTTCGCCAAATTCCTCATCGGCCGCGACGGCCAAGTCGTCGGCCGCTTCCCTGCCGGCCACGACCCGCTGTCCCCAGACGTGGTGGCGGCCGTGGAGACGGAGCTCAGCAAAAAGGGGCCGAAGGCCAGGGCGTAA
- a CDS encoding ABC transporter ATP-binding protein → MKTQNFRRWLSYALRHRSLLIASLIALILGMGVDVLLPRSVGFVVDRVLASHALTSGQVSIPLFGSLSIAHALWTVLGVLCAALVVRAVTGYYTRMWLSIVGERVHLDLRRDLFVHLNRLPISYFDNNYTGMIMARITTDADALWHLVYEGAFQVVAPALTIVAVLIVLFATHAKLTMFALMSVPLIAFMYARMRTHARIVSEAQRDAVATVFSRLQERITGMRLIRVLGQIETESDTFTQDLRTLYEHNVEAMRAWSMLGVQSQFITSATTAAILCVGGLAVVSKTLTVGELVTFYLYAGMLFGPIIQLTQSANIFTSADVAIDRIFSLLATPISKEFAGKKESCPRITGAVDVRDLSFEYNAGHPILPKLSFFVPAGQKVALVGPSGAGKTTLVNLICQFYQPSAGHIFVDGMAIDSLEIESYRRQIGYMSQESFLFSGTITDNLRFAKPSATQDEMENAARKANAHDFIMRLPNGYETQIGERGVMLSGGQKQRLNIARLLIRDAAILILDEPTSALDSESEALILEALDTVFADKTCFIIAHRLSTVVSADRILVFEHGKIVQDGNHHSLTEVPGMYQNLWKKQFVGFGGGSERESAALASAPHCE, encoded by the coding sequence ATGAAAACACAAAACTTCCGCCGCTGGCTCTCCTACGCCCTGCGTCACCGTTCTCTCCTGATCGCTTCCCTGATTGCGCTGATCCTTGGAATGGGGGTCGATGTCCTTCTGCCGCGTTCGGTCGGCTTCGTGGTCGACCGCGTCCTCGCAAGCCACGCCCTGACAAGCGGCCAGGTCTCGATCCCCCTCTTTGGCTCCCTGTCGATCGCGCATGCGCTCTGGACGGTGCTGGGCGTGCTCTGCGCCGCTCTCGTCGTCCGCGCCGTGACGGGCTACTACACGCGCATGTGGCTGAGCATCGTCGGCGAGCGCGTCCACCTGGACCTGCGCCGGGATCTGTTCGTGCATCTCAACCGCCTGCCGATCAGCTACTTCGACAATAACTACACGGGCATGATCATGGCGCGGATCACGACGGACGCCGACGCGCTCTGGCACCTCGTCTACGAAGGCGCATTCCAGGTCGTCGCCCCGGCGCTGACGATCGTCGCGGTGCTCATCGTCCTGTTCGCCACGCACGCCAAGCTGACGATGTTCGCGCTGATGTCCGTGCCGCTGATCGCCTTCATGTACGCCCGGATGCGCACGCACGCCAGGATCGTGTCGGAAGCGCAGCGCGACGCCGTCGCCACCGTCTTCTCCCGCCTTCAAGAGCGCATCACCGGCATGCGCCTGATCCGCGTGCTGGGGCAGATCGAGACGGAGAGCGATACCTTCACCCAGGACCTGCGCACGCTCTACGAGCACAATGTGGAGGCGATGCGGGCATGGTCGATGCTGGGCGTGCAGAGCCAGTTTATCACCAGCGCCACCACGGCGGCGATCCTGTGCGTCGGCGGCCTCGCCGTCGTGAGCAAGACGCTGACCGTCGGCGAACTCGTCACCTTCTATCTCTACGCGGGAATGCTGTTCGGGCCGATCATTCAGCTGACCCAGTCGGCGAATATCTTCACGAGCGCCGATGTCGCGATCGACCGCATCTTCAGCCTGCTCGCCACGCCGATCTCCAAGGAGTTCGCCGGCAAGAAAGAATCCTGCCCGCGCATCACCGGCGCCGTGGACGTGCGCGACCTGTCCTTTGAGTACAACGCGGGCCATCCGATCCTGCCCAAGCTCTCGTTCTTCGTTCCGGCCGGTCAAAAGGTCGCCCTGGTCGGACCCTCGGGCGCGGGCAAGACCACGCTGGTCAACTTGATCTGCCAGTTCTATCAGCCGTCGGCGGGCCATATCTTCGTGGACGGGATGGCGATCGACAGCCTGGAGATCGAGAGTTACCGTCGTCAGATCGGCTATATGTCGCAGGAGAGCTTCCTCTTCTCCGGCACGATCACCGACAACCTGCGCTTCGCCAAACCCAGCGCCACGCAGGACGAAATGGAAAACGCCGCGCGCAAGGCGAACGCCCACGACTTCATCATGCGCCTCCCCAACGGCTACGAGACGCAGATCGGCGAGCGCGGCGTGATGCTCTCCGGCGGCCAGAAACAGCGCCTGAATATCGCGCGCCTCTTGATCCGCGACGCCGCCATTTTGATCCTCGACGAGCCGACCTCCGCGCTTGATTCCGAGAGCGAAGCGCTGATTTTGGAAGCATTGGATACGGTTTTCGCCGATAAGACCTGCTTCATCATCGCCCACCGTCTTTCGACGGTCGTCTCCGCCGATCGCATTTTGGTGTTCGAGCACGGAAAAATCGTTCAGGACGGGAACCATCATTCGCTGACGGAGGTTCCAGGAATGTATCAGAACCTTTGGAAGAAGCAGTTCGTCGGCTTCGGCGGAGGCTCCGAACGCGAGTCCGCCGCCCTCGCCAGCGCTCCGCACTGCGAATAA
- a CDS encoding M48 family metalloprotease, translating into MIDSQRKFDSLIRRLEGYARESPRGYSFGVACLAALGYAYIFVILAALMVAVGALLYFVYWTVLHLRHPSYSPVDFAKLILPVLLGTLVVIAAIVHTFRVEAAAPEGPELRREIAPRLYAMLEEVSAELKAPRFDRVLLTDEFNASVVQAPRFGLVGKNENYLILGLPLLQALPPDQFRAVIAHELAHISGNHSRFAGWIYRLRKMWFQLLENLDGNLLFLPFFLWYAPYFYAYTFVLARANEYEADRCGADIAGKQVMAEALVRTSISGRFLGEAFWPAIYRRADHEVQPTVSPYSMMFRDAEQRAALAQGSAGWMRQAWEAKTDTTDTHPALRDRLAALGFRGVAAGPLDGARPPLPAPQPVMESAAERYLAGVEDRFAKVLDTEWRREVDRPWREQHNKARQLCMRLSMYAQQEQTDPLTAEEQMERAQLSARFHGPAAAIALLQQLLAQFPGDVRALLLMGHLQLEVGDEAGSATLDRALRLNPEERPDICERIAAFYRGRGQHARASEYERRAQMTYRQEELAQMERSNLDRRDSFLHHGLAAERLAVLRQQLSRCPEIEAAYLLCKEVRHTQGEPLYVLAIDTRSAWRRLQAEIDYNELSDDIVKQVELPGNTSIVFISGRYTWLRKVVAEMNNSRIYRISERQGV; encoded by the coding sequence ATGATCGATTCGCAGCGAAAATTCGATTCTCTGATCCGCCGTTTGGAAGGCTATGCACGGGAAAGTCCGCGTGGGTACTCCTTTGGAGTGGCCTGCCTCGCCGCCCTCGGCTATGCCTACATCTTTGTGATTCTGGCCGCCTTGATGGTCGCGGTCGGCGCGCTCCTCTATTTTGTGTACTGGACGGTGCTGCACCTGCGCCATCCCAGCTACAGCCCGGTGGACTTCGCCAAACTGATTCTCCCCGTTCTGCTTGGAACTTTGGTGGTAATCGCCGCAATCGTTCACACGTTCCGTGTGGAGGCGGCCGCTCCCGAAGGCCCCGAACTTCGCCGCGAGATCGCGCCGCGCCTGTACGCCATGCTGGAGGAAGTTTCCGCGGAGCTGAAGGCGCCTCGCTTTGACCGCGTGTTGCTCACCGATGAGTTCAACGCCTCCGTTGTCCAGGCGCCGCGCTTTGGACTGGTCGGCAAAAACGAAAATTATCTGATCCTGGGCCTGCCGCTGCTCCAGGCGCTGCCGCCGGATCAGTTTCGCGCCGTCATCGCCCACGAGCTTGCGCATATCTCCGGAAACCATAGCCGCTTCGCCGGATGGATCTACCGTTTGCGCAAGATGTGGTTCCAGCTCCTGGAGAACCTCGACGGCAACTTGCTCTTCCTCCCGTTTTTCCTCTGGTACGCGCCCTACTTCTACGCCTATACATTCGTCCTGGCCCGCGCCAACGAGTACGAGGCGGACCGCTGCGGCGCGGATATCGCCGGCAAGCAAGTGATGGCGGAAGCGCTCGTGCGGACCTCGATTTCAGGCCGGTTCCTCGGGGAAGCGTTCTGGCCCGCCATTTACCGGCGCGCCGATCACGAAGTTCAGCCGACCGTCTCGCCGTACAGCATGATGTTCCGCGACGCCGAGCAGCGCGCCGCGCTCGCCCAGGGCTCCGCCGGATGGATGCGCCAGGCCTGGGAAGCGAAGACCGACACCACCGACACCCACCCCGCCCTGCGCGACCGTTTGGCGGCGCTGGGCTTCCGGGGCGTCGCGGCCGGACCGCTCGACGGCGCCCGGCCGCCGCTGCCCGCCCCGCAGCCAGTGATGGAGAGCGCCGCCGAGCGTTACCTCGCCGGCGTGGAAGATCGGTTCGCCAAGGTCCTCGACACCGAATGGCGCCGTGAAGTGGACCGCCCCTGGCGCGAGCAGCACAACAAGGCTCGCCAGCTATGCATGCGTCTTTCCATGTACGCGCAGCAGGAGCAAACCGACCCGCTGACGGCCGAGGAGCAGATGGAGCGCGCTCAGCTATCGGCGCGTTTCCACGGCCCTGCCGCCGCGATCGCGCTGCTTCAGCAGCTTTTGGCTCAGTTCCCCGGTGATGTTCGAGCGCTGCTGCTGATGGGACACTTGCAGCTGGAGGTTGGGGACGAGGCGGGGTCCGCGACGCTGGACCGCGCCCTGCGCCTGAACCCCGAGGAGCGGCCGGATATCTGCGAGCGCATCGCCGCCTTTTATCGTGGGCGCGGCCAGCACGCCCGCGCCAGCGAATACGAGCGCCGCGCGCAGATGACCTACCGCCAGGAAGAGCTCGCTCAGATGGAGCGAAGCAACCTGGACCGCCGCGACAGCTTCCTGCACCACGGCCTCGCCGCCGAGCGCCTCGCGGTCCTGCGCCAGCAGCTCTCGCGCTGCCCCGAAATCGAAGCGGCGTACCTTCTCTGCAAGGAAGTCCGACACACGCAGGGCGAACCTCTGTATGTGCTCGCGATCGACACGCGCAGCGCCTGGCGCCGCCTTCAGGCCGAAATCGATTATAACGAGCTGAGCGATGACATCGTCAAGCAAGTGGAGCTTCCCGGCAACACCAGCATCGTCTTTATTTCCGGCCGCTACACATGGCTGCGCAAAGTCGTCGCCGAGATGAATAATTCCCGAATCTATCGTATTTCCGAACGTCAGGGCGTATAA
- a CDS encoding OmpA family protein, translated as MQLKPLGKVIVLIILLGVLAGAWRMWGNKLAPGAVTKESVAPVKVTLGDAPQSAASSNINYVAPGLGAGAADKPEVRFLGYAWNAQMGILLANGGAQATQGSLMAKHGVNLKWSRQDDNGKLQEALVAFATELSQGNPQPTKGAHFITIMGDGGAAFLQGLNSTLKRLGPDYTAKIVDAAGYSRGEDKLMGPAEWKANPSAARGGFVAGVVRDGDWNIAQKWLGDNGLRTNPDEKTYDPDALNWVNASDYIDAAQKYVAGYSETRPVVRNGKRTGETKTITVNGVVTWTPGDVTVAEKKGGLVSIVSTKEYSSQMPCVVIGIDKWMRANRATVDGMIAAIAEGGDVIKANPAALQRASEISADLYHEPGAGPDFWSKYYKGVTETDKTGAPVDLGGSSVNNLADSLLAFGLVPGSSNLVAATYTDFGDLVKQQYPELVPTYPAAASVIDTSYLSDVAKQTAPTAAVIAETKPVYNKQKAVTAVVGRRNWNIQFNAGKATFTPQAKQELQKLLRSLLIASGTVVEVHGHTDNQGNPATSKPLSEARAFAVKQWLEAQSPVNFPEGRVRVFAHGDTNPIAPNTTPEGRAKNRRVEIVIGTNQ; from the coding sequence ATGCAGCTGAAACCGTTGGGGAAAGTGATCGTTCTGATCATCTTATTGGGAGTGCTTGCCGGCGCCTGGAGAATGTGGGGCAACAAGCTCGCGCCGGGCGCGGTGACGAAGGAGTCTGTCGCTCCCGTGAAAGTCACGCTGGGAGACGCGCCGCAGTCGGCGGCGTCGTCCAACATCAACTATGTCGCGCCCGGTTTGGGAGCCGGAGCCGCGGATAAGCCCGAAGTTCGCTTTCTTGGCTACGCCTGGAACGCGCAGATGGGCATCCTGCTGGCGAACGGCGGCGCGCAGGCCACGCAGGGCAGCCTGATGGCGAAGCATGGCGTCAACCTGAAGTGGTCCCGCCAGGACGATAACGGCAAGCTCCAGGAAGCGCTCGTCGCGTTCGCGACGGAGCTGAGCCAGGGCAACCCGCAGCCGACTAAGGGCGCGCACTTTATTACCATAATGGGCGATGGCGGCGCCGCCTTTTTGCAGGGATTGAACTCGACGCTGAAGCGCCTGGGCCCGGATTACACCGCGAAGATCGTGGATGCGGCGGGGTACTCGCGCGGCGAGGATAAGCTGATGGGCCCGGCGGAGTGGAAAGCCAACCCTTCGGCCGCTCGGGGCGGGTTCGTGGCGGGCGTTGTCCGCGACGGCGACTGGAATATCGCGCAGAAGTGGCTGGGCGATAACGGTCTGCGCACCAATCCCGACGAAAAGACCTATGACCCGGACGCGCTGAACTGGGTCAATGCTTCGGACTATATCGACGCCGCGCAGAAGTATGTCGCGGGATATTCGGAAACGCGCCCCGTGGTGCGGAACGGCAAGCGGACCGGCGAAACCAAGACGATCACCGTCAACGGCGTCGTCACCTGGACGCCCGGCGACGTGACCGTCGCCGAGAAGAAGGGCGGACTGGTCTCGATCGTCTCGACGAAGGAGTACAGCTCGCAGATGCCGTGCGTCGTGATCGGGATCGACAAGTGGATGCGCGCCAACCGCGCCACCGTCGACGGCATGATCGCGGCGATCGCCGAGGGCGGCGACGTCATCAAGGCAAACCCGGCGGCTTTGCAGCGCGCGTCGGAAATCAGCGCCGATCTGTATCATGAGCCCGGCGCCGGTCCCGACTTCTGGTCAAAGTACTATAAGGGCGTGACCGAAACGGACAAGACGGGCGCTCCTGTCGATCTGGGCGGCTCTTCCGTGAATAACCTCGCGGACAGCCTTCTCGCCTTCGGTTTGGTGCCGGGGTCGTCCAACCTGGTCGCGGCCACCTACACGGACTTCGGCGATCTGGTGAAGCAGCAGTATCCGGAGCTGGTTCCGACTTACCCCGCCGCCGCTTCGGTGATCGATACGTCGTATCTGAGCGATGTCGCCAAGCAGACGGCTCCGACCGCCGCCGTGATTGCGGAGACGAAACCCGTCTACAATAAGCAGAAGGCGGTGACGGCGGTTGTCGGACGGCGCAACTGGAACATCCAGTTCAACGCCGGAAAGGCGACATTCACGCCGCAGGCCAAGCAGGAGCTTCAGAAGCTGCTCCGCAGCCTGCTGATTGCGAGCGGCACGGTCGTGGAGGTTCACGGCCACACGGACAACCAGGGCAACCCGGCCACCAGCAAGCCGCTGTCGGAGGCGCGCGCCTTCGCCGTGAAGCAATGGCTGGAGGCGCAGTCGCCGGTCAACTTCCCGGAAGGACGCGTTCGTGTATTCGCTCACGGCGATACGAACCCGATCGCGCCCAATACGACCCCGGAAGGCCGGGCCAAAAACCGGCGTGTCGAGATCGTCATTGGAACGAACCAATAA